A window of Aerococcus urinae contains these coding sequences:
- a CDS encoding Mbeg1-like protein: MRIVDYLKANKDRSFSDLGLNEVDIAALTELSNLPIAGLLTSDLSGEDYWDLESLYQALKDQDYSFQGLWQWIMDGRYALLEAMVDSQRFQHIRLYGFDSQLNRGAVLQFAALVVEVPHYFKIIAFRGTDDHLVGWRENFKLAYQKAMPSQKSATDYLRQVLDNSINTEESIIVSGHSKGGNLAIVASIQQDKAYQDRLSAVYAFDSPGIHRETLTQENFHRIQGRIHEYVPEDSLIGIILYAAVKPVVVRSSGISLMQHLMEMWEVEETHFKQVKSTTPTSQLAQATMNVWMQWQGQENIERFFVLVFELLNQTGIDSFKDIDQDFSGFIANLYREGKSLDRSTQRFLMSTLNDLVLIGRALKRRRRNSADSYYPQSIRNEVAQKVGHWHQDQPWVSVLVGGALIFSGIVLLIKPSYDLTFLAGFFLLVIFISGLWDLRYFWTQPQSRLRGTYLLAAILAFMLSVAGIYFGGRFLPVQVGVWMIGLSLIRAWQFYRIHRDHWDIPLSGILLSLVTFAMGIVLIRQPHLSAYLPILLSLAFILLGLVMVVSLIIYQRESELYDFINHWEEEK, translated from the coding sequence ATGCGGATTGTTGATTATCTCAAGGCTAATAAGGATCGGTCCTTTTCTGATTTAGGACTTAATGAAGTGGATATTGCGGCTTTGACCGAGTTGAGTAACTTGCCCATCGCTGGGCTTTTGACCAGTGATTTAAGTGGGGAAGACTACTGGGATTTAGAGAGCCTCTACCAGGCTTTAAAGGACCAGGACTATTCATTTCAAGGCTTGTGGCAGTGGATTATGGATGGTCGCTATGCGCTTTTGGAAGCCATGGTGGATAGCCAACGTTTTCAACACATCCGTCTCTATGGCTTTGATTCCCAGTTGAACCGGGGGGCGGTGCTTCAGTTTGCGGCCTTGGTGGTAGAAGTGCCTCATTACTTTAAAATTATCGCCTTTCGGGGGACCGATGACCACTTAGTTGGTTGGCGGGAAAACTTCAAACTGGCCTACCAAAAGGCCATGCCCTCACAAAAGTCAGCCACTGACTACCTGCGCCAAGTTCTGGATAATTCGATAAATACTGAGGAAAGCATTATCGTCTCCGGCCACTCCAAAGGGGGTAACCTAGCTATTGTTGCTTCGATCCAACAAGATAAGGCCTACCAAGACCGATTGAGCGCGGTCTATGCCTTTGACTCGCCCGGTATTCACCGTGAGACCTTGACCCAGGAAAACTTTCACCGAATTCAAGGGCGGATCCATGAATATGTGCCCGAGGATTCCTTGATTGGGATCATTCTCTATGCGGCGGTTAAGCCCGTGGTGGTGAGAAGTTCGGGGATTTCCCTCATGCAACATCTGATGGAGATGTGGGAGGTGGAAGAGACCCACTTTAAGCAGGTTAAAAGCACGACCCCTACCAGTCAGCTGGCCCAAGCCACCATGAATGTCTGGATGCAGTGGCAGGGACAAGAAAATATTGAGCGTTTCTTCGTCTTGGTTTTTGAACTCTTGAACCAGACGGGGATCGATAGTTTTAAGGATATTGACCAGGATTTCTCTGGCTTTATCGCTAACTTGTACCGAGAAGGTAAGTCTTTAGACCGGTCGACCCAGCGTTTTCTGATGTCGACCTTGAATGACTTGGTCTTGATTGGACGGGCCTTGAAGCGTAGGCGCCGGAATAGTGCGGACTCTTACTATCCTCAGTCGATCAGAAATGAAGTCGCCCAAAAAGTTGGCCATTGGCACCAGGACCAACCCTGGGTCAGTGTCTTGGTTGGGGGCGCCTTAATCTTTTCGGGAATCGTTCTCTTAATCAAGCCTAGCTATGACCTCACTTTCCTTGCTGGCTTTTTCCTCTTAGTTATCTTTATCTCGGGGCTTTGGGACTTGCGCTACTTTTGGACCCAGCCCCAGTCACGCCTGCGAGGAACTTACTTATTGGCGGCCATTTTGGCTTTTATGCTCTCGGTGGCGGGGATCTATTTTGGCGGCCGATTTCTTCCTGTTCAGGTGGGGGTGTGGATGATTGGCTTGTCTCTAATCCGCGCTTGGCAATTTTACCGGATCCATCGCGATCACTGGGATATTCCGCTGAGTGGGATCCTGCTGTCCTTAGTGACTTTTGCCATGGGAATTGTACTTATCCGCCAGCCCCATCTGTCCGCCTACCTGCCTATTCTTTTGTCCCTGGCTTTTATTCTCCTGGGCTTAGTCATGGTGGTGTCTCTAATCATCTACCAACGGGAAAGTGAGCTCTATGACTTTATCAACCACTGGGAAGAAGAGAAATAG
- a CDS encoding Cof-type HAD-IIB family hydrolase, whose product MYRLAAFDVDGTLLKSDSSLSEATHQALKTMKESGIEIVISSGRPLPGVELIQDLVGKDLVRYLSSFNGGRIVDTWSDNQVIFEAILPPAEVGEICDFLADYDVDINTYDDHNVLGLKEPNHQYMAHEAQLTGMPIKIENFVETEAKVNKLMVTGDPAYLETVRQDLPEDWFNRWNIVKSAPYFLEFNPVDANKGAGLAHLSQEIGVDQAQTMAFGDQENDLTMIEWAGLGVAMGNAVASVKAVADFVTHTNDEEGISHVVDQFINKN is encoded by the coding sequence ATGTATCGATTAGCTGCTTTTGACGTTGATGGCACCCTGTTAAAGAGTGACTCCAGCTTGAGTGAGGCCACCCACCAGGCCCTAAAGACCATGAAGGAGTCGGGGATTGAAATCGTGATTTCTTCCGGCCGGCCCTTGCCTGGGGTGGAGCTGATCCAAGACCTGGTCGGTAAGGATTTGGTCCGCTATTTATCCAGCTTCAATGGGGGCCGGATTGTGGATACTTGGTCAGACAACCAGGTGATTTTTGAAGCTATTCTTCCCCCTGCTGAAGTTGGGGAAATTTGTGACTTTCTAGCCGACTATGATGTGGATATTAATACCTATGATGACCACAATGTCCTCGGCCTCAAGGAACCCAACCATCAATATATGGCTCATGAAGCCCAGTTAACCGGGATGCCCATTAAGATTGAGAACTTTGTTGAGACGGAAGCCAAGGTTAATAAACTGATGGTGACTGGCGACCCGGCCTACTTAGAAACGGTCCGCCAAGACCTGCCAGAAGACTGGTTTAACCGTTGGAATATTGTGAAGTCTGCACCTTATTTCTTAGAATTTAATCCGGTTGATGCCAATAAGGGGGCCGGGCTAGCTCATTTGAGCCAAGAAATTGGGGTGGATCAAGCGCAAACCATGGCCTTTGGGGACCAGGAAAATGACTTGACCATGATTGAATGGGCGGGCTTAGGTGTTGCCATGGGCAATGCGGTGGCCAGTGTCAAGGCTGTGGCTGACTTTGTGACCCACACCAACGATGAAGAGGGGATCAGCCACGTGGTCGACCAGTTTATTAATAAAAACTAG
- the yaaA gene encoding peroxide stress protein YaaA has protein sequence MKIIFSPAKEMSQGQPLKEDWQLSPQSQVLVQALKSLSPEEVAKTLKVKNRLLETNLAYIEDFDQAKTYPAISLYHGLAYRQLDLDLQDPSIQNYLDEQVRILSALYGPIPATKAIKPYRLDLSMPLKVEGQSLRKFWQGTFDQAFEPGETILNLASQEFASLLDSDRYDWIDVDFYQIKDGKFKQHSTIAKKGRGALLNYLVNQQVTDLSQVQAFSEAGYRYLAEESDAHHLTFVQELD, from the coding sequence ATGAAGATTATTTTTTCCCCGGCCAAGGAAATGTCCCAAGGCCAGCCTCTTAAGGAAGACTGGCAACTTAGTCCACAAAGTCAAGTGCTGGTCCAGGCTTTGAAGTCTTTGAGCCCAGAAGAAGTGGCGAAAACCTTAAAGGTGAAGAATAGGTTGTTAGAGACTAACTTAGCTTATATAGAAGATTTTGATCAAGCGAAGACTTATCCGGCCATTAGCCTCTACCATGGTTTGGCCTACCGGCAGCTGGACTTGGATTTACAAGATCCATCGATCCAGAACTATCTTGACGAGCAGGTGCGGATTTTGTCTGCCCTTTATGGACCTATTCCTGCCACTAAAGCCATTAAGCCTTATCGTTTGGATTTGTCCATGCCTCTAAAAGTTGAGGGGCAGTCCCTCAGAAAATTCTGGCAGGGGACTTTTGACCAGGCCTTTGAGCCGGGTGAAACAATTCTTAACCTAGCCAGCCAGGAATTTGCTAGCTTGTTGGATTCGGACCGTTATGACTGGATCGATGTGGATTTTTACCAAATCAAAGATGGCAAATTCAAACAGCATTCCACGATTGCCAAGAAGGGGAGAGGTGCTCTCTTGAATTACCTGGTTAACCAGCAAGTTACTGATTTAAGTCAGGTCCAAGCCTTTTCTGAGGCGGGCTACCGCTACTTGGCTGAGGAGTCGGATGCCCATCACTTGACCTTTGTCCAAGAGCTTGATTAA
- a CDS encoding NUDIX hydrolase, whose amino-acid sequence MLKDYQAFFRDYEGQPLGVERFYAVLIPIVSLKGQDPALLYEHRAPGISQAGDAAFPGGRVEAGESFAQAAVRETQEELGIDRDKIQVLGEMDYIVQTKRVIAAYVAYLTIDHLDDLAINQDEVKHVFTVPLADLDQDQPEIYRMESRLDRGHHFPYDRIPGGKNYRFKNYVEEIPFYNIDQENLWGLTAQLTQRFVQLTAHLRKGASDG is encoded by the coding sequence ATGTTAAAAGACTACCAAGCCTTTTTCAGGGACTATGAGGGTCAGCCTCTGGGGGTGGAACGCTTTTATGCGGTCTTAATCCCAATCGTTTCTCTTAAAGGTCAAGATCCGGCCTTGCTCTATGAACACCGGGCTCCGGGGATTTCTCAAGCTGGTGATGCTGCTTTTCCGGGTGGTCGGGTAGAAGCAGGGGAAAGCTTTGCCCAGGCGGCGGTCCGGGAAACCCAGGAGGAATTGGGAATCGATCGTGATAAAATTCAAGTTCTCGGCGAAATGGACTATATCGTTCAAACCAAGCGGGTCATCGCGGCTTATGTGGCTTATTTAACCATCGATCACTTGGACGACTTAGCCATTAACCAGGACGAGGTCAAGCACGTCTTTACCGTGCCTTTAGCCGATTTGGACCAAGACCAGCCTGAAATTTACCGGATGGAATCGAGACTTGACCGTGGCCATCACTTCCCTTATGATCGTATTCCAGGAGGGAAAAACTACCGCTTCAAGAACTATGTGGAGGAAATCCCTTTTTATAATATCGATCAAGAAAATCTTTGGGGGTTAACGGCCCAACTGACCCAGCGCTTCGTTCAGTTGACCGCTCACTTACGGAAAGGAGCTAGCGATGGCTAG
- a CDS encoding alpha-amylase family glycosyl hydrolase — protein sequence MAKVTNLTLRHKLAYKIFIRNYTEAGTFQAVIPDLARLKALGVDILILASIFPVTDQHPEGEVGNPNFVKNFKDVDPSYGTMEDFKDLVHAVHQAGIQLVIEFPMTQLAKDSEVIQDRPTYFLRNKEGQVYTRFPGYEKGVDLDFSNPKLWDELIATLKEWALYVDGFSIRDAQLIRTEFWNSARAEVEDVHPYFYWMGNLLTDTTMFRLRMNNVHYSTEGELYSNFDVLDEGNLAEFYLRFYHGILDLDNLIYVLNLSEIQLPFTAVKNRALEFANHPRVASHVKTKADLRNWTAFSLFKKGMAHLIMGQEYGLTDSIPWDKAESMDWTPNEDMTEMIQRLSLIKKREACKSGYFFYRGVKPNIIICGYHYYKQHLFGIFKLKTDDQTPCEVELSLPSGDYTNLLNDDTYTVTDGRLCLGQDPVIISYEGDMEVQVNSQANDFLIH from the coding sequence ATGGCTAAGGTAACCAATTTGACCTTAAGGCATAAGTTAGCTTATAAAATTTTTATCCGAAATTATACTGAAGCGGGGACTTTTCAAGCAGTCATCCCTGACTTAGCCCGTCTAAAGGCCTTGGGCGTGGATATTTTAATTTTGGCGTCGATTTTTCCCGTGACCGACCAGCATCCGGAAGGGGAGGTTGGTAACCCGAATTTTGTCAAGAATTTTAAGGATGTGGACCCTAGCTATGGGACCATGGAGGACTTTAAGGACTTGGTTCATGCAGTCCATCAAGCGGGCATCCAGCTGGTGATTGAATTTCCCATGACCCAATTGGCCAAGGATTCAGAGGTTATTCAAGACCGACCAACTTACTTCTTGCGCAATAAGGAAGGCCAGGTCTATACCCGTTTTCCGGGTTATGAGAAGGGGGTAGACCTCGACTTTTCTAACCCTAAACTTTGGGATGAATTGATTGCCACCTTGAAGGAGTGGGCCCTCTATGTGGATGGTTTTTCCATTCGCGATGCCCAATTGATCCGCACCGAGTTTTGGAATAGTGCCCGGGCTGAAGTGGAGGACGTCCATCCTTATTTCTACTGGATGGGTAACCTCCTCACTGATACGACCATGTTTCGTTTGCGGATGAATAATGTTCACTATTCGACCGAAGGAGAGCTCTATAGTAACTTTGATGTCCTGGACGAGGGCAATTTAGCGGAATTTTACTTGCGTTTTTACCACGGAATTTTGGACTTGGATAATCTAATCTATGTCCTGAATTTAAGCGAGATCCAGCTGCCCTTCACCGCCGTGAAAAACCGGGCTTTGGAATTTGCTAACCACCCCCGGGTTGCTTCCCATGTTAAGACCAAGGCGGATTTGCGGAATTGGACCGCCTTTTCCCTCTTTAAGAAGGGGATGGCCCACTTGATCATGGGGCAAGAATACGGCCTAACTGATTCTATTCCCTGGGACAAGGCGGAAAGCATGGACTGGACTCCCAATGAAGACATGACTGAGATGATCCAACGCCTCTCTTTGATTAAGAAGCGCGAAGCCTGCAAGAGCGGCTATTTCTTCTACCGGGGCGTCAAGCCCAATATCATTATTTGTGGCTACCATTATTACAAGCAACACTTGTTTGGCATTTTTAAATTGAAGACTGATGACCAAACGCCTTGTGAAGTGGAGCTCTCCCTGCCTTCAGGCGACTATACCAACTTGTTGAACGATGACACCTATACGGTGACTGATGGCCGCTTGTGCTTGGGCCAAGACCCTGTCATTATTTCCTACGAAGGTGATATGGAGGTTCAGGTCAATAGCCAAGCCAATGACTTCTTAATCCATTAG
- a CDS encoding SDR family NAD(P)-dependent oxidoreductase: MANTNRVVVVTGGGSGIGLAIAKSFAENGDKVAILGRTKEKLDKAAEGHENLYGFPCDIQVEDEVKETTEAIAKELGDIDVLVNNAGLQRIHSVEDFPLSDWDQVIGTILTGTFLMTKYSLPYMTKNEWGRVITISSGHGRRPDKYKSAYVAAKHGQIGFTNTVAMEYAQAGVTANSILPGATNTDLIQNQLGDLAEKDGTSKQEALETHILGAQWMKELIEPEEIGALAVFLASDGAAKITGEAIGITGGE; encoded by the coding sequence ATGGCAAATACCAATCGCGTTGTTGTTGTCACTGGTGGCGGGTCAGGAATCGGCCTAGCTATCGCTAAGAGCTTTGCAGAGAACGGTGACAAGGTGGCTATCCTCGGTCGGACCAAGGAAAAATTAGACAAAGCGGCTGAAGGACACGAAAACCTCTACGGCTTCCCTTGTGACATCCAAGTTGAAGACGAAGTGAAGGAAACCACCGAAGCCATCGCAAAAGAACTCGGTGACATTGATGTCTTAGTCAACAATGCCGGCTTACAAAGAATTCATTCCGTGGAGGACTTTCCTCTCTCTGACTGGGACCAAGTGATCGGCACAATTTTAACCGGGACCTTCCTCATGACCAAGTACTCCCTCCCCTACATGACGAAAAATGAATGGGGTCGGGTCATTACCATTTCTTCCGGTCATGGTCGCCGTCCGGATAAATACAAGTCAGCTTATGTAGCGGCTAAACATGGTCAAATCGGCTTTACCAATACCGTAGCTATGGAATATGCCCAAGCTGGCGTGACCGCTAACTCTATCCTACCAGGCGCTACCAATACCGATTTAATCCAAAATCAATTAGGTGACCTGGCTGAAAAAGATGGCACTTCCAAACAAGAAGCGCTGGAAACCCATATCTTAGGCGCTCAATGGATGAAAGAACTCATCGAACCTGAAGAAATTGGTGCCTTAGCTGTCTTCCTAGCTTCTGACGGTGCCGCTAAGATTACCGGCGAAGCCATCGGAATCACCGGTGGGGAATAG
- a CDS encoding lipocalin-like domain-containing protein, translating to MSMRDQLIGTWRLLSYETEKDGEKVYPFGKDAKGFIMYNPDGYMSAQLSKVGRTPYESGDIHTGTTEEMAEAAHGYMAYSGRFEVDEEKGEVTHHMDVSMNPSWEGQAQPRVGQIDGKILSIYNGLHPEDQLKWERVEPHQ from the coding sequence ATGTCAATGCGTGATCAATTAATTGGTACCTGGCGTTTACTTTCATACGAAACCGAAAAAGACGGCGAAAAGGTTTATCCTTTTGGTAAAGACGCTAAGGGCTTTATTATGTACAACCCTGACGGCTACATGTCTGCTCAATTATCCAAAGTCGGCCGGACCCCTTACGAATCGGGAGACATCCACACAGGGACTACCGAAGAAATGGCTGAAGCCGCTCACGGTTATATGGCTTATTCCGGTCGTTTCGAAGTCGACGAAGAAAAAGGGGAAGTCACCCACCACATGGACGTCTCCATGAACCCTAGCTGGGAAGGTCAAGCCCAACCTCGTGTCGGCCAAATCGACGGCAAGATCCTATCCATCTATAACGGCCTCCACCCTGAAGACCAACTCAAATGGGAACGCGTAGAACCACATCAATAA
- the gltX gene encoding glutamate--tRNA ligase, with the protein MSDKIRVRYAPSPTGYLHIGNARTALFNYLFARHEGGDFIIRIEDTDKKRNVADGEKSQIDNLKWLGLDWDESPENPGQYGPYRQSERYDIYQKYIDQLIEQGDAYYAFDTEEELEAAREAQKAAGIMPHYEGTWRDRSDEDIQAARDEGRPETVRFRIPEGETYTFDDMVKGEVSIHSEDIGGDFIIWKKDKSPTYNFAVVVDDHSMEITHVLRGDDHLSNTPKQIMIYQALGWEPPVFGHMSLITSAETGKKLSKRDGSIIQFIEQYRDLGYLPEAIFNFIALLGWSPKGEEEIFSKEEFIEIFDPNRLSKSPAAFDNKKLEWINNRYMKAADEETVARLAIPHLQAAGRVSDDPNEEELAWTKKLVSLYKDEMSYAKQIVDLSDMFFHDSLEVDERGKEILSADTAYEVVNDFNNKLDAIEPFDEEHIMAAIKQVQKDTGIKGKNLYMPLRVATSGKEHGPSIGLTIEVMGKEKTKHHLEEALAKMGKAE; encoded by the coding sequence ATGTCCGATAAGATCAGAGTGCGCTATGCGCCAAGTCCAACGGGTTACTTACACATTGGGAATGCGCGTACCGCTTTGTTTAACTACTTATTCGCCCGTCACGAAGGTGGCGACTTCATTATCCGTATTGAAGACACCGATAAAAAACGGAATGTGGCTGATGGTGAGAAGAGCCAAATTGACAACTTGAAATGGTTAGGTTTAGATTGGGACGAAAGCCCAGAAAACCCCGGTCAATACGGTCCTTACCGCCAATCAGAACGTTACGATATCTACCAAAAATATATTGACCAATTGATCGAACAAGGGGACGCTTACTATGCCTTTGATACCGAAGAAGAATTAGAAGCTGCCCGTGAAGCCCAAAAAGCAGCGGGGATCATGCCTCACTATGAAGGCACCTGGCGTGACCGTTCGGATGAAGACATCCAAGCTGCCCGAGACGAAGGGCGTCCTGAAACCGTCCGTTTCCGGATTCCAGAAGGGGAAACCTATACCTTTGACGACATGGTAAAGGGAGAGGTCAGCATCCACTCTGAAGATATTGGTGGCGACTTTATTATCTGGAAGAAAGATAAGTCCCCAACGTATAACTTCGCTGTGGTGGTTGATGACCACTCGATGGAAATTACCCATGTCTTACGTGGGGATGACCACTTGTCCAATACCCCTAAACAAATCATGATTTACCAAGCTTTAGGCTGGGAACCACCAGTATTCGGCCACATGTCCTTGATTACCAGTGCTGAAACTGGGAAGAAATTGTCCAAGCGTGATGGATCCATTATTCAATTTATTGAACAATACCGTGATCTCGGTTACCTTCCTGAAGCGATCTTTAACTTTATCGCTTTACTGGGTTGGTCACCAAAAGGGGAAGAAGAAATCTTCTCTAAGGAAGAATTTATCGAAATCTTTGACCCTAATCGCTTAAGCAAGTCACCGGCTGCTTTTGATAATAAGAAATTGGAATGGATCAATAACCGCTACATGAAGGCCGCTGACGAAGAAACCGTTGCCCGCCTTGCTATTCCTCACCTGCAAGCCGCTGGCCGGGTATCAGACGATCCAAATGAGGAAGAATTAGCTTGGACCAAGAAATTAGTGTCCTTATATAAGGATGAAATGTCCTACGCCAAACAAATTGTCGACTTGTCCGACATGTTCTTCCACGATTCCTTAGAAGTGGACGAACGTGGTAAGGAAATCCTGTCAGCAGACACCGCCTATGAAGTGGTTAATGACTTTAACAATAAGTTGGACGCTATCGAACCCTTCGATGAAGAACACATCATGGCGGCCATTAAACAAGTTCAAAAAGACACCGGCATCAAGGGTAAAAACCTCTACATGCCACTCCGTGTCGCGACTTCAGGCAAGGAACACGGTCCTTCCATTGGTCTAACCATTGAAGTCATGGGTAAAGAAAAGACTAAACACCACTTAGAAGAAGCCCTCGCTAAGATGGGAAAAGCTGAATAA
- a CDS encoding DUF488 domain-containing protein, whose product MEIAIKRAYDDYDPSDGERILVDRLWPRGVKKEEAHVDEWEKDVAPSDDLRKTFHQNPDHFDHFKSAYKQELNQDQAAHEACQRLCQKASDHKITLIYSSKNESENNAVVLREHLLAMRVY is encoded by the coding sequence ATGGAGATTGCGATTAAGCGGGCTTATGACGATTATGACCCTAGTGATGGGGAGCGGATTTTAGTGGACCGTTTGTGGCCGCGTGGGGTCAAGAAGGAAGAGGCCCATGTGGACGAATGGGAGAAGGATGTGGCGCCAAGTGACGACTTGCGCAAGACTTTCCACCAAAACCCTGACCACTTCGACCACTTTAAGTCAGCCTATAAGCAAGAACTCAACCAAGACCAAGCCGCCCATGAGGCTTGTCAGCGGCTCTGTCAAAAGGCATCTGACCATAAGATTACCTTAATCTATAGTTCCAAAAATGAAAGCGAAAATAATGCTGTTGTCTTACGTGAGCACCTGCTAGCCATGCGGGTCTATTAG
- a CDS encoding PTS sugar transporter subunit IIA translates to MFGFLKKKAKNTSVELEAIANGQLVALESVSDPVFSQKMMGDGFAIEPEDGAIYAPVNGTVTTVFPTQHAIGIESDEGLEILLHLGFNTVDLDGKPFTSQVAAGDQIQAGQVLTQMDLDAVRQAGADTTCVVVLTQADQVESLEVADPKAVKAGDKVAQVTLKG, encoded by the coding sequence ATGTTTGGATTCTTAAAGAAAAAAGCAAAAAACACCTCAGTAGAACTTGAAGCGATCGCTAATGGCCAATTAGTGGCCTTAGAATCAGTCTCTGACCCCGTATTTAGCCAAAAGATGATGGGCGACGGTTTTGCCATTGAACCAGAAGATGGAGCGATATATGCCCCAGTCAATGGGACGGTCACGACCGTTTTCCCTACCCAACATGCCATTGGCATTGAAAGTGATGAAGGGCTGGAGATCCTCCTCCATTTAGGTTTTAATACGGTTGATTTGGATGGCAAACCCTTTACGTCCCAAGTAGCTGCGGGTGACCAAATCCAAGCTGGCCAGGTCTTGACCCAAATGGACTTAGATGCTGTTCGCCAAGCCGGCGCCGATACCACCTGTGTAGTGGTCCTCACCCAAGCAGACCAAGTTGAATCTCTGGAAGTGGCTGACCCTAAAGCCGTCAAAGCAGGGGATAAGGTCGCCCAAGTGACCTTAAAGGGCTAA
- a CDS encoding FAD:protein FMN transferase, which produces MEAVKLVELMGTVIEMKVGHPEAEALLEKSEAKLRDYEYRFSANRDDSMLMRVNQAAGKEAVEVDEDLFDLIQLAKKVSVSTEGRFNLAIGPLVKLWHIGFSDARVPSQAEIDERLDLIDPHKVQLDPTTHKVYLEQAGMEIDLGAIAKGYFADQIVADWRRAGADYGLINLGGNVLVMGDAPNRQDGFWRIGIQRPDAIRGEVMATVPVKNQSVVTSGIYERSFKQEGHSYHHILDSKTGYPIETDLASLTIIAPQSVFCEIWTTALFALSSEEAVAAIDDLKGIEGLVVTQAGKILVSQALA; this is translated from the coding sequence ATGGAAGCCGTAAAATTAGTTGAATTAATGGGAACTGTGATTGAAATGAAAGTCGGCCACCCGGAGGCCGAGGCCCTCTTGGAAAAGAGCGAGGCCAAATTGCGCGATTATGAATATCGCTTTTCCGCCAACCGCGATGATTCCATGTTGATGCGGGTCAATCAGGCGGCAGGAAAGGAGGCCGTTGAGGTGGATGAGGATCTCTTTGACCTGATCCAATTGGCCAAGAAAGTCTCGGTCTCAACGGAAGGGCGCTTTAACTTAGCCATTGGCCCCTTGGTCAAGCTCTGGCATATCGGTTTTTCCGATGCCCGGGTACCTAGCCAAGCGGAGATTGATGAGCGTCTGGACCTGATCGACCCCCATAAGGTCCAGCTCGATCCTACAACCCACAAAGTCTATTTAGAACAGGCCGGCATGGAGATTGACCTCGGTGCCATTGCCAAGGGTTATTTTGCCGACCAGATTGTAGCAGACTGGCGCCGGGCTGGGGCTGACTATGGCTTGATCAATCTGGGCGGCAATGTCTTGGTCATGGGCGATGCTCCCAACCGCCAGGACGGCTTTTGGCGGATCGGTATCCAACGTCCAGACGCCATTCGGGGTGAAGTTATGGCCACTGTCCCGGTAAAAAACCAGTCGGTGGTCACTTCAGGAATCTATGAACGCTCGTTCAAGCAAGAAGGCCATTCCTACCACCATATCCTGGATTCCAAGACGGGTTACCCCATTGAAACCGACCTAGCTTCTTTAACCATTATCGCGCCCCAATCGGTTTTCTGTGAGATTTGGACCACGGCACTTTTTGCTTTAAGTTCAGAAGAAGCAGTGGCTGCCATTGATGACTTAAAAGGGATTGAGGGCTTAGTCGTGACCCAGGCTGGTAAAATCTTGGTCAGCCAGGCCCTAGCCTAG